A single region of the Silene latifolia isolate original U9 population chromosome 8, ASM4854445v1, whole genome shotgun sequence genome encodes:
- the LOC141597377 gene encoding uncharacterized protein LOC141597377, with translation MIMMFRNSGTFLLRFSPFQYRFHSQLFSPNYSPVIDDRRLFLDSVREQCRLGFTSIDIPVSLFNQLNSLRPRPSIIVFNQLFNSMSKIKPYPPYSTVVALFNHLELSGCRPDMHSIGILAKCFSGLGRVDFAFSLLGKRFKLGYPLDIIIITTLLNGLIDSHKLHLAVQLLHKIVNLGMQPSLLTYGSMFKGLCQSGDNDGALRLLRNMESKAPFKPDVVIYSTIIDSLCKDRLLPQALGLFKEMKAKSILPNVVTYTTLIRGACSLGCWDHANELLTEMLDNNIAPNIETYSTLVDMYCKEGNVDEARAIFEEATKRGVHPNIITYNALLDGYCLRGEMEEAEKLLNTMVKDGVMADVVTFNTLINGYCKSKKVDKALEMFHDMHLKGTYITPNVISYNTIIDALCKHKRLPCAVQIYKDMQERSVAPNVVTYNTLLDSLLRNEQIDTAISLRKEMENNGVAPDIITYSTIINGLCEAGRLVEATEVFSTLVAKRLQPNVRTYTIMIKVLCRQGLLGDATKILKEMADNGCSPDECSYNTIIKGFLNANDIAMALDHLHTMTSLGFAADADTSSLFLSLLTSPNVTNTDKALLQKYFLENKGEEKKNERSKM, from the exons ATGATAATGATGTTCAGAAACTCAGGTACCTTCCTTCTTCGCTTTTCCCCTTTTCAATACCGATTTCATTCCCAATTATTTTCCCCAAATTACTCTCCTGTCATTGACGACCGCCGATTGTTTCTGGATTCCGTTAGAGAACAATGCCGATTAGGGTTTACTAGTATTGATATTCCGGTTTCATTATTTAATCAATTGAACTCTCTTCGTCCTCGCCCTTCTATTATCGTCTTCAATCAATTGTTTAATTCCATGTCCAAGATTAAACCCTACCCTCCTTACTCCACTGTTGTTGCCCTTTTTAATCACCTTGAATTGTCTGGTTGTCGCCCCGATATGCATTCCATTGGCATTCTCGCAAAGTGTTTTTCCGGTTTGGGCCGTGTTGATTTTGCCTTTTCTCTGCTGGGTAAACGCTTTAAGCTTGGCTACCCACTTGATATTATCATTATCACTACCTTACTCAACGGATTGATTGATTCTCATAAATTACACCTGGCTGTTCAATTGCTGCATAAAATCGTCAACCTTGGGATGCAGCCGTCCCTTCTTACATATGGTTCTATGTTCAAAGGTCTATGCCAATCTGGCGATAATGATGGTGCTCTCAGATTGCTCCGAAATATGGAGTCTAAAGCCCCTTTTAAGCCTGATGTTGTCATTTATAGCACCATCATTGATAGTCTGTGTAAAGACCGCTTGTTACCTCAAGCCCTTGGTCTTTTCAAGGAGATGAAAGCCAAGAGCATTTTGCCCAATGTTGTAACCTATACTACGTTAATTAGAGGGGCTTGTAGCTTAGGGTGTTGGGATCATGCCAATGAACTTTTGACCGAGATGTTGGACAACAACATTGCTCCCAATATTGAAACCTACAGTACCTTAGTCGACATGTACTGTAAAGAAGGAAATGTGGATGAAGCAAGGGCTATTTTTGAAGAGGCAACTAAGAGAGGTGTGCACCCTAACATTATTACCTACAATGCTTTGTTGGATGGGTACTGTTTGCGTGGAGAGATGGAGGAGGCAGAAAAGCTTCTAAATACTATGGTGAAAGATGGTGTCATGGCTGATGTTGTGACTTTCAATACCCTAATCAATGGATATTGCAAGTCTAAAAAGGTTGACAAAGCTTTGGAGATGTTCCATGATATGCATCTTAAAGGAACATATATCACTCCAAATGTTATCAGCTATAACACTATTATAGATGCCTTGTGCAAGCATAAGAGACTCCCGTGTGCAGTCCAGATTTATAAGGATATGCAAGAACGAAGTGTGGCACCCAATGTGGTCACTTACAATACACTGCTTGACAGCCTTTTAAGAAATGAACAGATTGATACGGCGATCTCTCTACGTAAAGAGATGGAGAATAATGGAGTGGCCCCTGATATTATCACATATAGTACGATAATTAATGGCCTTTGTGAAGCTGGGCGACTAGTTGAAGCAACGGAGGTGTTCTCTACTCTTGTAGCAAAGCGGTTACAGCCAAATGTAAGAACCTACACTATAATGATTAAAGTGCTATGTAGGCAAGGATTGTTAGGtgatgcaaccaaaattttaaAGGAGATGGCGGACAATGGATGTTCTCCAGATGAATGCTCCTACAATACAATTATTAAAGGGTTTCTCAATGCTAATGATATTGCCATGGCTTTGGATCATCTTCACACTATGACGAGCCTAGGATTTGCTGCTGATGCTGAcacttcttctttatttctcagTTTACTCACTTCCCCTAATGTTACTAATACAGACAAAGCTTTGCTTCAAAAGTATTTTCTGGAGAATAAAG GGGAAGAAAAAAAGAATGAACGAAGCAAGATGTGA